A single Planctomycetota bacterium DNA region contains:
- a CDS encoding DEAD/DEAH box helicase yields the protein MQLPTTPPGPSLRSLAAPALALPAAAVIRHEPCLPAAAVLTVPVLDGRPVVHSLALPDRLPAVTVRSFPVAAAAPAPPPPPVWPVPARPAAPRPPRARGTRIAPPRDVVKLAERFFYLLQPDLETLLDTCHLDFPRTPFPFQLDGIAFLVPRHAAVLADEMGLGKSMQAISALRLLVRTGQARQVLVVCPKGLVSNWARELADWAPELLVAVIEGDPARRRWQWSLPGVPVKLANYEVVVRDRDLVAELGLSFDLVVLDEAQRIKNRSSQTSQAVRALRRGRSWALTGTPVENSADDIVGLFEYVAPGHLHERMNPRAIGSAVADHVLRRTKDRVLTDMPPRLDRDEGIELTPQQRETYRLAEEEGVLRLAGMGHEAAIQHVFELVLRLKQICNFDTHSGESAKLERLEAELEEIHASGRKALVFSQWVGTLDRIQRHLERFNALVYHGGLSTAVRDQTIERFRHDRRHGVLLLSYGAGAVGLNLQFSQYVFLFDRWWNPAIEDQAINRAHRIGAAGAVTVTRFLALDTIEERIDTVLRRKRDLSDTILSEAGSPAASGLTVAELFALFKLEPPARAAA from the coding sequence ATGCAACTTCCCACCACCCCGCCGGGGCCGTCGCTGCGCAGCCTCGCCGCGCCCGCCCTCGCCCTCCCCGCGGCCGCCGTGATCCGCCACGAGCCCTGTCTGCCGGCCGCGGCCGTGCTGACGGTGCCGGTGCTCGACGGCCGCCCGGTGGTCCACTCTCTCGCGCTTCCCGACCGGTTGCCGGCGGTGACGGTGCGGAGCTTTCCGGTCGCCGCCGCAGCACCCGCTCCGCCGCCGCCCCCGGTATGGCCGGTGCCGGCCCGGCCCGCCGCCCCGCGGCCACCCCGGGCGCGGGGCACGCGGATCGCCCCGCCGCGCGACGTCGTCAAGCTCGCGGAGCGCTTCTTCTATCTGCTCCAGCCCGATCTCGAGACGCTCCTCGACACCTGCCACCTCGATTTCCCGCGGACGCCGTTTCCGTTCCAGCTCGACGGCATCGCGTTCCTCGTGCCGCGGCACGCCGCCGTGCTGGCCGACGAGATGGGGTTGGGCAAGTCGATGCAGGCGATCTCGGCGCTGCGGCTCCTGGTGCGCACCGGGCAGGCGCGGCAGGTGCTCGTCGTCTGCCCCAAGGGGCTGGTCTCCAACTGGGCGCGCGAGCTGGCCGACTGGGCGCCGGAGCTGCTCGTCGCGGTCATCGAGGGGGATCCGGCCCGGCGCCGCTGGCAGTGGTCGCTTCCCGGCGTGCCGGTGAAGCTCGCCAACTACGAGGTCGTCGTCCGCGACCGGGATCTCGTCGCCGAGCTGGGGTTATCGTTCGATCTGGTCGTCCTCGACGAGGCCCAGCGGATCAAGAATCGCTCCAGCCAGACGAGCCAGGCCGTCCGCGCCCTGCGCCGCGGGCGCAGCTGGGCCCTCACCGGCACGCCGGTGGAAAACTCGGCCGACGACATCGTCGGGCTGTTCGAATACGTTGCCCCGGGGCACCTCCACGAGCGGATGAACCCGCGCGCGATCGGCAGTGCCGTGGCCGACCACGTGCTGCGCCGCACCAAGGACCGGGTGCTCACCGACATGCCGCCGCGTCTCGACCGTGACGAGGGGATCGAGCTCACGCCGCAGCAGCGCGAGACCTACCGGCTGGCCGAGGAGGAGGGGGTGTTGCGGCTGGCGGGGATGGGGCACGAGGCGGCGATCCAGCACGTCTTCGAGCTGGTGCTGCGGCTCAAGCAAATCTGCAACTTCGACACCCATTCCGGCGAGAGCGCCAAGCTCGAGCGCCTCGAGGCCGAGCTCGAGGAGATCCATGCCAGCGGCCGCAAGGCGCTGGTGTTCAGCCAGTGGGTGGGCACGCTCGACCGGATCCAGCGGCATCTGGAGCGGTTCAACGCCCTCGTCTACCACGGCGGGCTGTCGACGGCGGTCCGCGATCAGACGATCGAGCGCTTCCGCCACGACCGGCGTCACGGCGTCCTCCTCCTCTCCTACGGCGCCGGGGCGGTCGGGCTCAACCTCCAATTCTCCCAGTACGTGTTCCTCTTCGACCGCTGGTGGAACCCGGCGATCGAGGATCAGGCGATCAACCGCGCCCATCGGATCGGCGCGGCCGGCGCCGTGACGGTGACCCGGTTCCTCGCCCTCGACACGATCGAGGAACGGATCGACACGGTGCTCCGCCGCAAGCGCGACCTTTCCGACACGATCCTCTCGGAAGCCGGCTCCCCGGCGGCCAGCGGCCTGACGGTGGCGGAGCTGTTCGCCCTGTTCAAGCTCGAACCCCCCGCGCGGGCCGCGGCCTGA